Proteins from a single region of Halorubrum sp. 2020YC2:
- a CDS encoding helix-turn-helix domain-containing protein produces the protein MPDSMSEQLQRDMECEGLLECFHGLKQLDKDCYQTLVSADEALTIDEVAERVDRERSTAYRAVQRLLKAGFIQKEQINYEQGGYYHVYRPTDPSQIADDMQRMLNDWYAKMGQLIGEFEEKYDRPERAAAEG, from the coding sequence ATGCCCGATTCGATGTCCGAACAGCTCCAGCGGGACATGGAGTGTGAGGGGTTACTCGAGTGCTTCCACGGTCTGAAGCAGTTGGACAAGGACTGTTACCAGACGCTTGTCTCCGCCGACGAGGCGCTCACCATCGACGAGGTGGCCGAGCGCGTCGACCGCGAGCGCTCGACCGCCTACCGCGCGGTCCAGCGGCTCCTCAAGGCCGGCTTCATCCAGAAGGAGCAGATAAACTACGAACAGGGGGGGTACTACCACGTGTACAGGCCGACGGACCCCTCGCAGATCGCCGACGACATGCAGCGGATGCTCAACGACTGGTACGCGAAGATGGGCCAGCTCATCGGCGAGTTCGAGGAGAAGTACGACCGCCCGGAGCGCGCCGCCGCCGAGGGCTGA
- a CDS encoding ABC transporter ATP-binding protein: protein MSGDASDDHGAAARDDDYGDPPDDYGVALRGVVKRYPSGGGDPVVALDDVDFAVRPGEFVAVVGPSGSGKSTLLNVLGLLDDPTGGRRLLDRTDVTDLSTAERTRARKESIGFVFQDFHLLPTLTAVENVAMPTAFDPGDASDRAADLLARFGLGDRLDHEPSELSGGQKQRVAIARALINEPSVLLADEPTGNLDTETGESILAEFERVKAEGVAVVAVTHDPLVEEYADRVVDLTDGVLTGGLPDDRESEGAADRSRAPNDRQTVGGDR from the coding sequence GTGAGCGGCGACGCGAGTGACGACCACGGCGCCGCCGCGCGTGACGACGACTACGGCGATCCGCCCGACGACTACGGCGTCGCGCTCCGGGGCGTCGTGAAGCGCTATCCGAGCGGGGGCGGCGACCCGGTCGTCGCGCTCGACGACGTGGACTTCGCGGTCCGGCCCGGCGAGTTCGTCGCGGTGGTCGGTCCAAGCGGCTCCGGGAAGTCGACGCTGCTGAACGTGCTCGGGCTGCTCGACGACCCGACCGGCGGGCGACGCCTGCTCGACCGGACGGACGTGACGGACCTCTCGACCGCCGAGCGGACGCGAGCGCGCAAGGAGTCGATCGGCTTCGTCTTTCAGGACTTCCACCTGCTGCCGACGCTGACCGCCGTCGAGAACGTCGCGATGCCGACCGCGTTCGACCCGGGCGACGCGAGCGACCGGGCCGCGGACCTCCTCGCGCGGTTCGGGCTGGGCGACCGGCTCGACCACGAGCCGAGCGAACTCTCGGGCGGGCAGAAGCAGCGCGTCGCCATCGCCCGCGCGCTCATCAACGAGCCGTCCGTGCTGCTCGCGGACGAGCCGACTGGGAACCTCGACACGGAGACCGGAGAGTCGATCCTCGCGGAGTTCGAGCGCGTCAAGGCCGAGGGGGTCGCGGTGGTCGCGGTCACGCACGACCCGCTCGTCGAGGAGTACGCCGACCGCGTCGTCGACCTCACCGACGGGGTGTTGACCGGCGGGCTGCCGGACGACCGCGAGTCGGAGGGCGCCGCCGACCGGTCCCGCGCCCCGAACGACCGCCAGACGGTCGGAGGCGACCGATGA
- a CDS encoding DUF87 domain-containing protein, whose protein sequence is MSEEETIHVADVSEGIGGDATADPGSPVELPVVDVLTGRSFITGKSGSGKSNTASVVIENLLDSGFPVLIVDTDGEYYGLKEEYEILHAGADDECDIVVSPEHAEKLATLALDQNVPIILDVSGYLEEETANELLLEVVKQLFAKEKRMKKPFLLVIEECHEYIPEGGGMDETGKMLIKVGKRGRKHGLGIVGISQRPADVKKDFITQCDWLCWHRLTWDNDTKVVGRILGSKYASAVEDLGDGEAFLMTDWDESIRRIQFHRKETFDAGATPGLDDFERPELKSVSSDLVGELESISDEKERRESEIADLRQELDKKDRRIADLERELEEARDLSDMADQFAQALLGKAEAPYRSGGDRPPAETDRPRGDDEGGGQSVLKSYDEAVAATEPTEPTRETASEGADAETATEPDASAADGGAEVDADPTAGAGSSTTADAGDGSDTPAGAAAEPGTTPPDDVDPVTRDDVAESALRFDDAIELGTREAVIEELRSRIEALPELSRGMLRHYRREGASDPVAAHIDAGGDGDSGHAYSRHRPIRRAGLIRHAGRGHYAYAVPDLVREAYADRLDEAQVDEIVRAVERVFVPPAELSYPPNADPSAVSGSDRAAATEPESETADGATAAKGSDPVTEADGTAVDLEPTGAESDADAETDEAGAAADSGLSDAARRFAERSDR, encoded by the coding sequence ATGAGCGAGGAGGAGACGATCCACGTCGCGGACGTCAGCGAGGGGATCGGCGGCGACGCGACGGCGGACCCCGGCTCGCCGGTCGAACTCCCGGTCGTCGACGTGCTCACCGGCCGGTCGTTCATCACGGGCAAGAGCGGGTCCGGAAAGAGCAACACAGCGTCCGTCGTCATCGAGAACCTGCTTGACAGCGGATTTCCGGTTCTTATCGTGGATACAGACGGCGAATATTACGGTTTAAAGGAGGAGTACGAGATCCTCCACGCCGGCGCCGACGACGAGTGCGACATCGTCGTCTCCCCCGAGCACGCCGAGAAGCTCGCGACGCTCGCCTTAGATCAGAACGTCCCGATCATCTTAGACGTCTCCGGCTACCTCGAAGAGGAGACCGCCAACGAGCTCCTCCTCGAAGTCGTCAAGCAGCTGTTCGCGAAGGAGAAGCGAATGAAGAAGCCCTTCCTGCTCGTCATCGAGGAGTGCCACGAGTACATCCCCGAGGGCGGCGGGATGGACGAGACGGGCAAGATGCTGATCAAGGTGGGCAAGCGCGGCCGGAAGCACGGCCTCGGCATCGTCGGAATCAGCCAGCGCCCCGCCGACGTCAAGAAGGACTTCATCACCCAGTGCGACTGGCTCTGCTGGCACCGGCTCACCTGGGACAACGACACGAAGGTCGTCGGGCGCATCCTCGGCTCGAAGTACGCGAGCGCGGTCGAGGACCTCGGCGACGGCGAGGCCTTTTTAATGACCGACTGGGACGAGTCGATCCGCCGGATCCAGTTCCACCGTAAGGAGACGTTCGACGCGGGCGCGACGCCCGGACTCGACGACTTCGAGCGCCCGGAACTGAAGTCGGTCTCCAGCGACCTCGTCGGGGAGCTCGAGTCCATCTCCGACGAGAAGGAGCGCCGCGAGTCGGAGATAGCCGACCTCAGACAGGAGCTCGACAAGAAGGACCGGCGGATCGCCGACCTCGAACGCGAACTGGAGGAGGCCCGCGACCTGAGCGACATGGCCGACCAGTTCGCGCAGGCGCTCCTCGGAAAGGCGGAGGCGCCGTACCGGAGCGGCGGCGACCGACCTCCCGCCGAGACCGATCGACCCCGAGGCGACGACGAGGGCGGCGGCCAGTCCGTGCTCAAGTCGTACGACGAGGCGGTCGCCGCGACCGAGCCGACCGAGCCGACCCGGGAGACCGCGAGCGAAGGAGCGGACGCCGAGACCGCGACCGAACCGGACGCTTCGGCCGCCGACGGCGGCGCCGAGGTCGACGCGGACCCCACCGCGGGCGCCGGTTCCTCGACTACCGCGGACGCCGGCGACGGGTCCGACACCCCCGCGGGCGCCGCGGCCGAACCCGGGACCACTCCTCCGGACGACGTCGACCCAGTCACCCGCGACGACGTCGCGGAGAGCGCGCTCCGGTTCGACGACGCGATCGAACTCGGCACCCGCGAGGCGGTGATCGAGGAGCTCCGCTCGCGGATCGAGGCGCTCCCGGAGCTCTCCCGCGGCATGCTCCGCCACTACCGCCGCGAGGGCGCGAGCGACCCCGTCGCGGCCCACATCGACGCCGGCGGCGACGGCGACTCCGGGCACGCCTACAGCCGCCACCGGCCGATCCGGCGGGCGGGACTCATCCGGCACGCCGGCCGCGGCCACTACGCGTACGCGGTGCCGGACCTCGTCCGCGAGGCGTACGCCGACCGGCTCGACGAGGCGCAGGTCGACGAAATCGTCCGCGCCGTCGAGCGCGTCTTCGTCCCGCCCGCCGAGCTGAGCTACCCGCCGAACGCCGACCCGTCGGCCGTCTCCGGCTCAGACCGGGCGGCCGCCACCGAACCCGAATCCGAGACCGCCGACGGGGCGACGGCCGCCAAGGGGAGCGATCCGGTCACGGAGGCCGACGGGACCGCCGTCGACCTCGAACCCACCGGGGCCGAGTCGGACGCAGACGCGGAGACCGACGAGGCGGGAGCGGCCGCCGACTCCGGCCTGAGCGACGCCGCGCGCCGCTTCGCGGAGCGGTCGGACCGCTGA
- the psmA gene encoding archaeal proteasome endopeptidase complex subunit alpha — MMGNNDQQAYDRGTSLFSPDGRIYQVEYAREAVSRGAPSVGVRTTDGVVFVAMSRPSSSLMEAESIEKLHKLDDHLGTASAGHVADARQLIDLARRQSQGNRLRYGEPVGVETLTKFVTDHIQENTQRGGTRPYGAALLIGGIDDGEPRLFAADPSGTPNEWKATVIGGGRQDIQGHLEDEWSEDLSLEDGIELAVAALAAHDDEFEASDLAVATVTEADGFRTVPVEEVEDAFEAAGLDEETEGDEADADDETDADDE; from the coding sequence ATGATGGGTAACAACGACCAGCAGGCGTACGACCGCGGCACGTCGCTGTTCTCGCCGGACGGCCGGATCTACCAGGTGGAGTACGCCCGCGAGGCGGTCTCGCGCGGCGCGCCGAGCGTGGGCGTCCGGACGACCGACGGCGTCGTCTTCGTCGCGATGTCCCGCCCCTCCTCGTCGCTGATGGAGGCCGAGAGCATCGAGAAGCTCCACAAGCTGGACGACCACCTCGGCACCGCGAGCGCCGGCCACGTCGCGGACGCGCGTCAGCTGATCGACTTGGCGCGCCGCCAGTCGCAGGGGAACCGCCTCCGCTACGGCGAGCCGGTCGGCGTCGAGACGCTGACGAAGTTCGTCACCGACCACATCCAAGAGAACACGCAGCGGGGCGGCACCCGACCGTACGGCGCCGCGCTCCTCATCGGCGGCATCGACGACGGCGAGCCGCGCCTGTTCGCGGCCGACCCCTCGGGGACGCCTAACGAGTGGAAGGCGACCGTCATCGGCGGCGGCCGCCAGGACATCCAGGGCCACCTCGAAGACGAGTGGAGCGAAGACCTCTCGCTGGAGGACGGCATCGAACTCGCCGTCGCGGCGCTGGCCGCCCACGACGACGAGTTCGAGGCCTCGGACCTCGCGGTCGCGACCGTGACGGAGGCAGACGGCTTCCGGACGGTCCCGGTCGAGGAGGTCGAAGACGCGTTCGAGGCGGCGGGCCTCGACGAGGAGACGGAGGGTGACGAGGCCGACGCGGACGACGAGACCGACGCGGACGACGAGTAA
- a CDS encoding ABC transporter permease, with the protein MSGGDGRTASGLAGWLRGWGPAVSMASRNLRRNRVRTVLAVLGVCIGVLAVAALGIFGNVLALGADDAIGDIGTQVVVSPNADAGVESLSDADVASIRRAVGEPAVVPLYSDSATVARQGDQTFATVYGIEEPALAYEAAEGRLPERHRQGAILGAGIAADLGAGAGDTVEIAGSQVRVIAVLVESETFSPVAPDDAVYLPESAFSADGYAQALVVSDSGAEARAAADAIRESVNARQDRVELFELAALVDEINEFFDLLSTFLLGLGAISLVVAGVSILNVMLMSTVERRQEIGVMRAVGVARRDVLRVLLAEAGLIGAAGAAAGTLLTVLLVAGLVIATPAVDAALVLDRTNAYYLLLALGFGVGVGIVSGAYPAWKAANERPVEALRS; encoded by the coding sequence ATGAGCGGCGGCGACGGTCGAACGGCGAGCGGGCTGGCCGGCTGGCTCCGCGGGTGGGGGCCCGCGGTGTCGATGGCGTCGCGGAACCTCCGGCGAAACCGGGTTCGGACGGTGCTCGCGGTGCTCGGCGTCTGTATCGGCGTGCTCGCGGTGGCGGCGCTCGGCATCTTCGGGAACGTGCTGGCGCTGGGAGCCGACGACGCCATCGGGGACATCGGCACTCAGGTCGTCGTCTCTCCCAACGCCGACGCGGGCGTGGAGTCGCTGTCGGACGCGGACGTGGCGTCGATCCGGCGGGCGGTCGGTGAGCCGGCGGTCGTCCCGCTGTACTCCGACAGCGCCACCGTCGCGCGGCAGGGCGACCAGACGTTCGCGACGGTGTACGGGATCGAGGAGCCGGCGCTGGCGTACGAGGCCGCCGAGGGCCGGCTGCCCGAACGCCACCGGCAGGGGGCGATCCTCGGCGCCGGCATCGCAGCGGACCTGGGCGCCGGCGCGGGCGACACCGTCGAGATCGCCGGCTCGCAGGTGCGGGTGATCGCGGTGTTAGTCGAGAGCGAGACGTTCAGCCCGGTGGCGCCCGACGACGCCGTCTACCTCCCCGAGTCGGCGTTCTCGGCCGACGGCTACGCGCAGGCGCTCGTGGTCTCCGACTCCGGCGCCGAGGCGCGCGCGGCCGCGGACGCCATCCGCGAGTCGGTGAACGCGCGCCAAGACCGGGTGGAGCTGTTCGAACTGGCCGCCCTCGTCGACGAGATCAACGAGTTCTTCGACCTGCTCTCGACGTTCCTGCTCGGCCTCGGCGCCATCTCGCTGGTCGTCGCCGGCGTCTCGATCCTCAACGTCATGCTGATGAGCACCGTCGAGCGCAGACAGGAGATCGGGGTGATGCGCGCGGTGGGCGTCGCGCGCCGCGACGTGTTGCGCGTCCTGCTCGCGGAGGCCGGGCTGATCGGCGCCGCCGGCGCCGCGGCGGGGACCCTGCTCACCGTCCTGCTCGTCGCCGGCCTCGTCATCGCGACGCCCGCGGTCGACGCCGCGCTCGTGCTCGACCGGACGAACGCCTACTACCTCCTGCTCGCGCTCGGATTCGGCGTCGGCGTGGGGATCGTCAGCGGCGCGTACCCCGCGTGGAAGGCGGCCAACGAACGGCCGGTCGAGGCGCTGCGGAGTTGA
- a CDS encoding TOBE domain-containing protein → MGEPTEAGPDAAAGRGRAALIEDGVEFDGRDAALLRAVDAAGSVAGAAAELGRSRARALSRIEALEDAYGTLVERRRGGEGGGGSRLAASGRDLLDRYDRLQAVLAATAAVPETVLDGTVTAVDGELAAVDTAVGGLSGLHGGTVDGEGGDAENGSGDGNDGGDEPGRGARVAAGDAVQVRIGADAVTINDAADAVDPDATSARNRLDGRVSTVDAGETVSTLRIAVEATDGGETGGGESAGGSDIEVAALITAESIGRLGLAPGDPVSIRWKATATRLVPHAE, encoded by the coding sequence ATGGGAGAGCCGACCGAAGCCGGCCCGGACGCGGCCGCGGGCCGCGGGCGCGCCGCGCTCATCGAGGACGGCGTCGAGTTCGACGGCCGCGACGCGGCCCTGCTGCGCGCCGTCGACGCGGCGGGGTCGGTCGCGGGCGCGGCCGCCGAACTCGGTCGCTCGCGCGCCCGCGCCCTCTCGCGGATCGAGGCGCTGGAGGACGCCTACGGGACGCTCGTCGAGCGCCGGCGCGGCGGCGAGGGGGGCGGCGGGAGCCGACTCGCCGCGTCGGGGCGGGACCTCCTCGACCGCTACGACCGGCTTCAGGCCGTCCTCGCGGCGACCGCGGCGGTGCCGGAGACGGTCCTCGACGGCACCGTCACCGCCGTCGACGGCGAACTCGCGGCCGTCGACACCGCGGTCGGGGGACTCTCCGGACTCCACGGCGGGACCGTCGACGGCGAGGGCGGCGACGCCGAGAACGGGAGCGGTGACGGCAATGACGGGGGCGACGAGCCCGGCCGAGGCGCTCGGGTCGCCGCCGGCGACGCGGTCCAGGTCCGGATCGGGGCCGACGCCGTCACCATCAACGACGCGGCCGACGCGGTCGACCCGGACGCGACGAGCGCCCGGAACCGCCTCGACGGGCGCGTCTCGACCGTCGACGCCGGCGAGACGGTGTCGACGCTCCGGATCGCGGTCGAAGCGACCGACGGGGGCGAGACGGGAGGCGGAGAGTCAGCGGGCGGCTCCGATATCGAAGTCGCCGCGCTGATCACGGCCGAGAGCATCGGGCGGCTCGGCCTCGCTCCCGGCGACCCGGTCTCGATCCGGTGGAAGGCGACCGCGACGCGGCTGGTCCCGCACGCGGAGTGA
- a CDS encoding DUF5518 domain-containing protein translates to MAPEDTLRNAVMGAVASVLLTFTGISPLPGGAVAGYLNSDGTPESGDGLRVGALSGFIASIPIAGLLLLVLVVLPFLGFFGFPLEASLIAGGLFVLTAITVLGSVAYSVVLSALGGLLGVYLKEEL, encoded by the coding sequence ATGGCCCCCGAAGACACCCTCCGCAACGCGGTCATGGGCGCGGTCGCGTCGGTCCTGCTCACCTTCACCGGCATCTCCCCGCTCCCCGGCGGCGCCGTCGCCGGCTACCTGAACAGCGACGGCACGCCGGAGAGCGGCGACGGCCTCCGGGTCGGCGCGCTCTCCGGGTTCATCGCGTCGATCCCGATCGCCGGCCTGCTGTTGCTCGTGTTGGTCGTCCTCCCGTTCCTCGGGTTCTTCGGATTCCCGCTCGAAGCCAGTCTCATAGCCGGAGGACTATTCGTACTCACGGCGATCACCGTACTGGGTAGTGTCGCCTATTCCGTCGTGTTGAGCGCGCTCGGCGGCCTGCTCGGCGTGTACCTGAAAGAAGAGCTGTAG
- a CDS encoding tryptophan--tRNA ligase, with protein sequence MDEDTPEGATTGGDGRESAGARGPSTPPRTDGGTERADEPTEDVALDPWGSASVGDYADLFEEFGIEAFDEVDGDVPDPHYLMRRGVIFGHREYDAVAEAMANDEPFAALSGFMPTGDPHIGHKLVFDEIIWHQRQGGDAFGLIADLEAHSARGMSWDEIDEHARNYLLSLLALGFDAEAGELYRQSDNRAVQDLGFELGSKANFSEFEAIYGFDGETNISHMQSVVTQTADILYPQLVDEPKPTVIPVGPDQDPHVRLTRDLATRVRYFKVTEAFASFELDDDERQLVRAAYDALAGGEDGDDADSDVRCEDAAEWLADYEPPESDQESVDLAAAKSTALDKLEAGGKEPLRPRVRFFDRNATDEAFEALIEAVDGEKRVFEGHVDAFDLTRDEAESVAREVEIDHDGFGFRQPSSIYHRFMTGLTGGKMSSSIPASHISLLDDPEEGYDKVKAATTGGRDTAEEQRELGGEADECPVYELYAYLLAGDDDELTKTVYSECVNGERLCGGCKEQAAELMREFLEDHQEKREEAEELLDDLDIDLNSDRRGTGGEH encoded by the coding sequence ATGGACGAGGACACCCCCGAGGGGGCGACGACGGGCGGCGACGGACGCGAGTCCGCCGGCGCCCGCGGGCCGTCGACGCCCCCGCGGACCGACGGCGGGACCGAGCGCGCGGACGAGCCGACCGAGGACGTCGCGCTCGACCCGTGGGGGTCGGCGTCGGTCGGGGACTACGCGGACCTCTTCGAGGAGTTCGGCATCGAGGCGTTCGACGAGGTCGACGGCGACGTGCCGGACCCGCACTACCTGATGCGCCGCGGCGTCATCTTCGGGCACCGCGAGTACGACGCGGTCGCGGAGGCGATGGCGAACGACGAGCCGTTCGCGGCGCTGTCGGGATTCATGCCCACGGGCGACCCCCACATCGGTCACAAGCTCGTGTTCGACGAGATCATCTGGCACCAACGACAGGGCGGCGACGCGTTCGGGCTCATCGCCGACCTCGAAGCCCACTCCGCCCGGGGGATGTCGTGGGACGAGATCGACGAGCACGCGCGCAACTACCTCCTCTCGCTGCTCGCGCTCGGTTTCGACGCCGAGGCGGGCGAGCTGTACCGCCAGTCCGACAACCGCGCGGTGCAAGACCTCGGGTTCGAGCTGGGGTCGAAGGCGAACTTCTCGGAGTTCGAGGCCATCTACGGCTTCGACGGCGAGACGAACATCTCGCACATGCAAAGCGTCGTTACCCAGACCGCGGACATCCTCTACCCGCAGCTCGTCGACGAGCCGAAGCCCACCGTCATTCCGGTCGGTCCCGATCAGGACCCCCACGTCCGGCTCACCCGCGACCTCGCGACCCGCGTGCGCTACTTCAAGGTGACCGAGGCGTTCGCCTCCTTCGAGCTGGACGACGACGAGCGGCAGCTCGTACGAGCCGCCTACGACGCGCTCGCGGGCGGCGAGGACGGCGACGACGCGGATTCGGACGTGCGCTGCGAGGACGCCGCCGAGTGGCTCGCCGACTACGAGCCGCCCGAGAGCGACCAGGAGAGCGTCGACCTCGCGGCCGCGAAGTCGACCGCGCTCGACAAGCTCGAAGCCGGCGGGAAGGAGCCGCTCCGCCCCCGCGTGCGCTTCTTCGACCGCAACGCGACCGACGAGGCGTTCGAGGCGCTGATCGAGGCGGTCGACGGCGAGAAGCGCGTGTTCGAGGGCCACGTCGACGCGTTCGACCTCACCCGCGACGAGGCCGAGTCGGTCGCCCGCGAGGTGGAAATCGACCACGACGGGTTCGGCTTCCGGCAGCCCTCCTCGATCTACCACCGGTTCATGACCGGGCTGACGGGCGGAAAGATGTCCTCGTCGATTCCCGCGAGCCACATCTCGCTGCTGGACGACCCCGAGGAGGGCTACGACAAGGTGAAGGCGGCGACCACCGGCGGCCGCGACACGGCCGAGGAGCAGCGCGAACTCGGCGGCGAGGCCGACGAGTGCCCCGTCTACGAGCTGTACGCCTACCTGCTCGCGGGCGACGACGACGAACTCACCAAGACCGTCTACTCGGAGTGTGTCAACGGCGAGCGCCTCTGTGGCGGCTGTAAGGAGCAGGCCGCCGAACTGATGCGCGAGTTCCTCGAAGACCACCAGGAGAAGCGCGAGGAGGCCGAGGAACTGCTCGACGACCTCGACATCGACCTCAACTCCGACCGGCGCGGCACCGGCGGCGAGCACTAA
- the pdxS gene encoding pyridoxal 5'-phosphate synthase lyase subunit PdxS, translating to MAEATDLEELKRGTELVKRGFAQMQKGGVIMDVVNREQARIAEDAGAVAVMVLEHVPADIRKRGGVARMPDPERVPEVIDEVSIPVMGKSRIGHRKESEILEALGVDMIDESEVLTPADDEYHTDKRDFTSPFVCGARNLPEALRRIREGAAMIRTKGEAGTGDVNQAVKHQRTIKNQIRTLTGLNHEEREKWAREHGAPRDLAHETAEAGRLPVVNFAAGGIATPADAALMMYHGCDGIFVGSGIFGAEDPAAMGTAIVEAVNNWDDPEELARIASGTGKGMKGQSNEDMEEEEKLQSRGV from the coding sequence ATGGCAGAGGCCACCGATCTGGAGGAGCTGAAGCGGGGGACCGAGCTGGTCAAGCGCGGCTTCGCGCAGATGCAGAAGGGCGGCGTCATCATGGACGTCGTTAACCGCGAACAGGCTCGCATCGCGGAGGACGCCGGCGCGGTCGCCGTGATGGTCCTCGAACACGTTCCGGCCGACATCCGGAAGCGCGGCGGGGTCGCGCGGATGCCCGACCCCGAGCGCGTCCCCGAGGTCATCGACGAGGTGTCGATCCCGGTGATGGGGAAATCGCGGATCGGTCACCGGAAGGAGTCGGAGATCTTAGAGGCGCTCGGCGTCGACATGATCGACGAGTCGGAGGTGCTGACGCCCGCCGACGACGAGTACCACACCGACAAGCGCGACTTCACCTCGCCGTTCGTCTGCGGCGCCCGGAACCTCCCCGAGGCGCTCCGCCGCATCCGCGAGGGCGCGGCGATGATCCGGACGAAGGGCGAGGCCGGCACGGGCGACGTGAACCAGGCCGTCAAACACCAGCGCACCATCAAAAACCAGATCCGGACGCTCACCGGACTCAACCACGAGGAGCGCGAGAAGTGGGCCCGCGAGCACGGCGCCCCGCGCGACCTCGCCCACGAGACGGCCGAGGCCGGCCGGCTCCCGGTCGTCAACTTCGCGGCCGGCGGCATCGCGACGCCCGCCGACGCCGCGCTGATGATGTACCACGGCTGTGACGGCATCTTCGTCGGCTCCGGCATCTTCGGCGCGGAGGACCCCGCGGCGATGGGCACCGCCATCGTCGAGGCCGTCAACAACTGGGACGACCCCGAGGAGCTCGCCCGGATCGCGAGCGGCACCGGCAAGGGGATGAAGGGCCAGTCCAACGAGGACATGGAAGAGGAAGAGAAGCTCCAGAGCCGCGGCGTTTAA
- a CDS encoding acetamidase/formamidase family protein: MSRAVVSHRDGHVYEFGPSMDPVYEAADGESLTVETVDSLNGAIQEAGDLLDAIPEEVNAATGPIAVAGASPGDVLAVEIEAVRVTEDRGRVLTAPGFGLRQDDPEIDHPATRITEVDGGDGVGTEPGTIDFEGIDVPIEPVIGTIGVATDGETISTLTPDDHGGNLDTTDVTGGTTVYFPVFQEGAMLAMGDAKAAMADGEMCGTGAEIAVEIDATLSVVGDPPVSPDRPVVDTGDAVKTLASAETLEEAVALANGDMLDLLAHHHDLSRTEAYLFSSLVGGLEVSQVVDPQVTARNAVPSEYLSLPF, encoded by the coding sequence ATGTCACGAGCAGTCGTCTCACACCGCGACGGCCACGTCTACGAGTTCGGGCCGTCGATGGACCCAGTGTACGAGGCCGCCGACGGCGAGTCGCTGACGGTCGAGACGGTCGACAGCCTGAACGGCGCGATTCAGGAGGCGGGAGACCTGCTCGACGCGATCCCCGAGGAGGTCAACGCCGCGACCGGACCGATCGCGGTGGCCGGCGCGAGCCCGGGGGACGTCCTCGCCGTCGAAATCGAGGCGGTCCGCGTCACAGAGGACCGCGGTCGCGTGCTCACCGCGCCGGGTTTCGGACTCCGTCAGGACGACCCCGAGATCGACCACCCGGCGACGCGGATCACCGAAGTCGACGGCGGCGACGGGGTCGGCACCGAACCGGGGACGATCGACTTCGAGGGGATCGACGTGCCGATCGAACCCGTGATCGGGACTATCGGGGTCGCCACCGACGGCGAGACGATATCGACGCTCACGCCCGACGACCACGGCGGCAACCTCGACACGACCGACGTGACCGGCGGGACGACCGTCTACTTCCCGGTCTTTCAGGAGGGCGCGATGCTGGCGATGGGCGACGCGAAGGCCGCGATGGCCGACGGCGAGATGTGCGGGACCGGCGCGGAGATCGCGGTCGAGATCGACGCGACGCTCTCCGTGGTCGGGGACCCGCCCGTCTCGCCGGACCGTCCCGTCGTCGACACCGGCGACGCGGTGAAGACGCTGGCGAGCGCGGAGACGCTGGAGGAGGCGGTCGCGCTGGCGAACGGCGACATGCTCGACCTGCTGGCGCACCATCACGACCTCTCGCGCACCGAGGCGTACCTCTTCTCCAGTCTCGTCGGCGGACTGGAGGTCAGTCAGGTTGTCGACCCGCAGGTGACGGCGCGGAACGCGGTGCCGAGCGAGTACCTCTCGCTGCCGTTCTAA